The DNA segment cctcacccttatctctcacatctctcctttgtttaacataagttgatagagacacccccaatgatgacaccccccacatactcctccataaacccttaccctttctccccctgctgtgttcaaagcagtttctcctgtatgtaaagtcctgctaAAATGTCTTAGTAGTTCAGTCAAGCTCAGTCTAGTTGAGtcacagacagtaacagacagacaagtcacatggactagtcaggcggacacagagggagcaacgaccaactaagctgtgcccgtgtagattttctgtctgcacgagaataaactcaggtcatctctcaagctgtctcctgattcctgattctgactcctgattcctgaaagccgaatttctaacaccATCCTCATTATTGTCGCCGTCTCTGcctatgtcatcgccatcatcgctgcgatcttctcgcctacatcttcatcatcttcttcgccttcatcgccatcgtcttgggcatcatcttgccctcgctatggccatcttcgccaccatcggcatcattgccaccatctctgcctatgtcatcgccatcatcatcgCCGCAACTTCATCGCTTTCACTTTCACCGCCCACATAATCGCCACCTTCTGGGGAATAATCTCGCCCTCATCATTCCAATCTTTCGTTGGCATCAtaacaatcaccctcaccatacTAACCTTCGTCACCATCGTTGTCACCGCCGCTATCGTcttcgcctccttacccatcatcgctacaccagtctgtctgtcctccctgcccatcctccatcatcccaacaccagtctgtctgtcctccctgcccatcctccatcatcccaacaccagtccgtctgtcctccctgcccatcctccatcatcccaacaccagtctgtccgtcctccctgcccatcctccatcctcccaacaccagtccgtctgtcctccctgcccatcctccatcctcccaacaccagtccgtctgtcctccctgcccatcctcctaACATTGGTCCCGAGGCCCACACCCCCTTTTTCTTGTttcttcggcttcacgctttacagcgaagctgccccgaactccatcccaaatactctgagtttgcTCCTAACTCAGAGTTATGTATCATAattaagttttgggagtgatccatgccctcactcctcccacttccttccctatttaaaccgtcacttcctctctacctgcttatTGAACAACcttgcacccacctcctccccatcttcctccttctttaattttattctcttcttatgtttctcttcatgagaggggggcttcggcttcacgctttacagcaaagctgccccgaactccatcccaaatactctgagttcgctccccctcttttcttcttctctgcccaatcaagggcgtgggtcaatactagcaaataaTCATATTGTCTGTGTCTACGTGCAGGATTGGGTGACAGCGTCATATAGGTGGGAGAGGAAGACTGCTCACCGATCGCCAAGAAGAAGAGATCTGCAACATGGTCATTGCAAATAGTGCAATTATACTGACATAGATCCGTGACACACTCCTCCAAAACAACACAGTCTTCCAAAACATCCACTCCATCAGCATATCCACAATAGACCGGGTACTGAAGAAAAACTTCATGACCATGAAGCAGATCTACAGTGTACTATTTGATCGGAACactgagagagtgaaagagctgCAGTATCAGTATGTGCAGGTAAGCCAATTATTCATGGTTTATCAGTTTGTATAACCTACACTATGCAGAGGGTCCAATTTCTGAGGGTTACCAATATCCTCTTTACCTTTGGAATCCAGCTTTACAACACAGTACCTGACCACAGCATTTTGCCAAAAAACTGTAACAAAACACTGTCATTGTGAAGATGTGATGAAGTGCTCAGGTTTGGAAAATGGAAAGAGGGGTAGATTTTTCCCTGCAATGATCAGGTCTGACTCCAGATGTAAGTTGCACACATTAAGTGATTGTTATTTTGTATTGTACAAGcgaatagaaaaagagaaaagaaaaactgtaaaaagagaaaatgaatgCAATGGAAATATTCAGGGACTACATACATACATTCTCTGCCCAGATTACTCAGTCCCAATTAACTAATTCAGGCATAGCATCTGCCAGCTAGTGTCTGAGGCCGCAAGGCCAAATAGACACCACCCACATTCAACGAGAGACCCCGCAATGAATCCCCCCTGCCGATTTATACACCAAGCCCCGCCCCAATCAGTCAGACCAGACTAATCTTCTGGCTGGTAGGGCTACATcagaaccaaacaaacaaacagaacattAACTCCATAGACAATAAACGCATAACACAAACAATACACTAGTTCATTTACCGGTAAGTATATACAATTTGTTTTTTCATCTCTAACCCTTTTCTTTGTCTTCTCCACAGGTTCAGGCACTTTGCCTCCCCCCTTCTACACAAAGCTGTGAGCTCTACCGGCCATTATAAGAGGAAGCCCTGGAAGGCGCCCGCACTCCCCACAGAATCAGCACAAAGATCACACCCACAGGTAAGTACACATATACACCAATTACCAATACCTCTGTTCCTAGGCTTTTTACACaactttaaaggtcaccttccgtcattttttctttcattttaaaatgtctagttgtggtctctagtatgaatgaatgacatgtgagccgtttttgtaaaaaaaaaagtgctcaggtgtctttgtatagctctttttcaatgcactgttttaggggtgtgtccaaaatgactggatttcagctttgctcatgaatattcatacatgcaaacagcatgcaaatacctcttctctgattggctagaagcactgcgacgcccctccaccgctcggCTGCTCACTGCCTCCCCGCTCCAGTCAGCATTGCAGCTGTAAAAACTACCACATGTCTTAAGAAATACAACCGTATATGTTTGACCCTGAATCTGAGGAAGAAGGAGAGATGACAGAAGAACTGCTTCCTGATCGTTTGTCGATAAATGTTTCAGAATGGTAATATTTGCTTGTCAACTTAACGTTTTTCCTAAAATAGGTATAAAGTTAAGTTTTTAGCTATAGTCATTATGCGTTCAAGTTTAACAAACAGAAagaaatcttttaaaaataaagatatttttacactaactacagtatttgcaatgtcatatgttactttacaacatctgTGTAATgccaagtgcagttcagccactgacctagtcttagagtctcatTAAAACGCGGAATCCAACCGGAGTTCCTATGTAAACCTAAAATTACTTACAGAAGGTAGCTAACTTAGCCACCTAGCTAAGTAACTAACCAATGCTAATGTAAACAGAACTCTTTCATTGATTTCATGGTTAAATAATACAACACTGGAATTAGGGAATCTCTAAATAcccattaatttgtttatttgccCACTGTTTGCTTCCTTTCCTAGTCCCTAGTAGTTTCTGTAAAACACGGAATCCCCTGGAGATCTGATTTGCTACACCTATAGTTAGCTAAGCTACTTACACAAGATGTAAACAGaaccatttaatttattttattaacacaatataattatatatacacaataatTAACACAATACTGAGATAATGGGAAGCTCTACTCATTTACAGCGGTTAATGAATTCCGCTTCTTATTGAGTTATGGTTTTAATTCCAGGTACCTCATTTAAAAGACCATTGGGTCATAGCACAACAATTGAtaatgttctaaacatacacacttacctATCTCAATTTTACTAGGTGCACTTGTGGGAATTGCGCCAGGATGCCCACAGAAGCAGAGAATGTGTGCTGCAAGGAGATTCCTCCGGTAAAGATAAATATTAGATGGCATTTGTTGATACCATAGTTTGTTGACAAATGGTCCTCATGCTGTTTACGTTCACGTCTGACTTGTCAGGTGGTTAGAAGAATGGGTGACACCAGTACCCCTGTGTCCTGTATGACCCTCCACCCAGGATTAGAACCAGTCTGCCTAAACATATACTCCCTTCAAAATGCACTAAACATTTATAGAGCTGACTATGGCCCCCTGAGAGACAGAGGATATGAAAGGTAAGATAAACCATATTTAACCTAAAAAGTAATATACAAAAGCCAATATACCAAACGGTGGTCCATTGTCAAATTAAAtacctttttattatatttacatagAGTAGAATTGAAAAATAaggcaaaacaaaataataacatcGAAACAATGTTCAGAATTTACAAATGTCTCTGTTTACTAGGCGATGCAGACATCTGGCCTACAGGTCATTTGTAAGCTGGTGCTGGGGTTATTTAGGGAGAAAGGTCCGAGTTGTTGTTCCAGCTTGTGTTGTCCTGCGGATCAGAAGGGAATTCCCAGACACAGAGGGCCAATATGTCGGCTTTAGGGCTGCTCTTGGCTAAAGCGAGACCTGTATGCAGCCACAGCTTCTGTCAGCGGAGGACGGTAGAACTCTGAGGACAAGTCACCAGGAATAGGGATCTTTTTGAACTCCTCCAAGTAGGGCTGGGGATTGGGGACGATGTCGTCAAACACTGCAGCAATCAGGTTGTAGACGTAGCCTGGAAGAatgtaaatatgtacataatGTCACCTTAATATGTTACAAATTCATTTGTTTCTCATATATGGCAATAAATAGTTGGTGGTTGAGTTACTTACAGTATGTTGGTGGTGATTTTACTGACTTCACGGTGTGTCCTCCCTTTTTGGCCTTTGGAAAATGCAATCGGTACCTCAGTACTCCTGAAGTTGTTCTGGCCTGAGTCCGACCAGCATTTTCATTAAAGTGCATTGCAGCCAGATATAGTCtgatgagaaagaaaaaaaaaagtctgtaatgACAAATCACTATCCAACCAATATTGGTCACATCCAAACCAACAACAACAGAACATGTTTTGGTGTAGAAGATTATATTTTCTCTCTTAATTGTAGGTTTCCTTGTTAAATCAGAGTGTCAATACTTCATATGTGGTGGTTAATATAGATGTAGCAAAACATACCTGCATAACATCCCAATGAAAGGGAAGACCACACTTTTGGGTGTGAAGCGCAAAATCACACTATGGAATGCCTCCAGTGTTGAGGTCTGGTAACGGGAGCTTAGCCTCTCAACGTCACCGAGGACCCTCTTATTGGTCAGTATTTTCTCCAATTTGTAGAGGGCTTTAGAACCTAGAGACATGAAATAAATGAGAACtcaaaatgtacagctctgggaaaaattaagagaccactgcaaattatcaatttctctgatttaactattaatagatatatgtttgagtaaaatgaacattgtatttgtatttaatttaggagaaatgttttcagacgtttatagaataaagcaacagtctttattttactcaaacacaattTACCCtcagaaactgatcattttgaagtggtctcttatttttttccagagctgtatgttgtcaCAAACCAAGTCCAATAGACAACTACATACCTGGCTGAAACCACTTCTTACGATCTCTGCTCTGACGGATTGGATGTTGGCATTGTGGGTAGAGAGGGTTGTCGTGGGTGTGTTTGTCTTGCACGTGGTTCACCACAGATGTCCATTTGGCAACTTTCTCTGGCCCTGAGGATGAGGAAGTTGTACACCAGTAGACATGGTTCTTGATTCCCTGCTGCCACTTCTTCACCACCTCGCAGTCCTTTTCTTTCGCCACCTTTCCTAATTTCTTAGAAAGACCTTTTGATTACAAAAGGGGTTGATTGACTGATGAAAAACATTATATGTGTATGTATCTAAACATTCAATCCTAGCAGGGATATTGTTATTGCAATACAATATCAAGTTGCtataaaatgttgaaattttagGTTGAAACTAAGTAAGACAATGACCTTTTTCCAAATGCCAGACATCATAGTAGTGGGTTATTTGTCTGTCACGGAGAATTTTTTGGATCTGGGGATGACGGTCAGTGACAATGTAATCGACTGCCACACCCTTGGACTCCAAATGCTGTAGGCTTCTTTTCAGTCCCTCTTTCTCCATGTTGTGGCTCCCTCCAACCTCATTGCTCTGTAAGCAAAACACACAGCAAATACACATATTCCATGGTCAAGCAGTTAATGAAAGTCaagttttaatgtgtgtgtaaaaGTATGTTGGACCGgtatttgtatgtatgttttagtgaaagaaaaaagagacactGATAAGTTGTGCATTGTGTGACATTGATAACTATTTATCTTACATCTATGAACACACTCACCTGTATTAGTTGAATGTCGATGATGTTGTTGGTCTCCAGATTCATTACACTGTAAGTTCCATATTTGGCAGAGTGGCCTGCAAACACAAAAGGGTTTTTATTATTAGAACTGTGTaacattacttttttatataaattatcaaTCTATTCTCTTTGTTATAACaaaatatttatcacaatatgttaCAGTGAAGCTTACCTGGTGAATCTGCTCGCATGTCCCCTCCAATCTTGACTTTTCTCTGGCTCAAGAACTGTAATTCAGTTTCTTGGTACTGGCGCCATTTGTATACCACAGCTGGTTCTAGGTAACTGTTTGCATGCCTACGGAATGCTGTGTAGCTGATGTTTCGCAGATGCATGGCTTGAAATACCTACAAATTTAAAAAGGTACTCATGAATACACTGTACAGCAATGTATTGGCCAAGAGTGTTGacaataatacttaaaaaaaatgaggtcATTATAAATAATACAGATGAGCTGCCATTGCCTCTACACCATCTATTTGCAATAGAAATCAAAATTTGTCAAGCATTCATTAACTGTATTACTCTTATAAAATGAATATTAATTCTTACAAAGGTTAATGCGCACATGCAGTAGAGTTTCCATTAGGCACTTAAGGTAGACTGTTGGGTGTGCTTTGTAATGTAACTTGTTTTTCCAATGCACATTAGGGACAGGTAAAGCTGACCAGTGAGGGAGTGGAGAGGTGTGAGTAGCGccagtgggggaggggggaggtgtGAGTAGGGCCAGTGGTGGAGGGGGAGGTATCAAGAGCCCTACTTCTAAAGCAAGCAGTTAATCAGCATGAGGACCTTTCTTCACATTCAAACAATACCCAGGGTCAGACCAAGAAATCTAATGTACATATGTGCCAAAACTCTGAGAAGACAAATACTGTGGTTGTATAGTAAACATTAGGGAAAAAGGTGTAGTATACTTTACCTTTTTGACTTGAAAATATGAAGAGCCTGTGAAGTATATAGCAGCAGACAGTTGTATGTTGCCTACAGGGGAGCTCCCAATTAGTGGCTGGCTCTTCCATTTCTTGGAATATTGGCAGTGATggcatttttggatgatggacaCAAACGTTCCTCGTCTGTAGGTCTTTACATCTGATAACCGGCTGCACACTGGACAAGTTTCAAAAAGTTCCATGAGGTTCTTCTCAAATACTATGTACTTGAAGTCTTTGTAACCAGTTGAAGATGTATCACTGTTTGACAAAAATGACATAATAGACATACACAATGTTAGTTTATGACGCATAGtattaattttacacaaaaacatGTCAATATATACATTGTCACTTAGATTAAATGACAGGCCAAAATACATACGTAATCTGTGATGGTTCTATTACACTGCTTATTGACTGAGCTGGATCATAGGTGGAGGACTGGGGTTCAGTTGGTACTGTGCAGTGGTCactctcttcatcctcctcctcctcttcatctacCCAAGGTCTTTTAGCTGCCCTTGGAACAACAGACTTAATGGGTGTAGAGTGTACAGGCCCCCACGGTGCATCCAAAGTACTTGTGGCAATACTCGTACTTGTGATGAAAGACTCTGTTTGGGTACCTataataaatgaaggttttttaCAGTCAAGGTACAAGATAATACACACTCACTATTTCACATAATACTGCAAtggaacaatgtaaaaaaaaaataataataataattcaacaaGAGTGTTAATGTGTATGAATTACCAGGTAGCACatcacaaaaagaaaacattctGGAATATCAATTGTATTTAATGCATTTGATTGATGAGCACACACAAACCTAAAGTACCAGAAAAATAATCTTAGAAAATAGTActacataaattaaaataagatCTAGATTACAAACCTTTGCTTCTAAAGTCAGGGCCTAATGTACCCCTTGAAAGTTGTGTAGCCCGACATAAAAGGCTGGGTGGGTCTGTTTGGGTACTGGTATGAATGATGGGTGTCACCAATGTCTGTGATGTGCTCTGGAAGACACACAAAACACTAAGTAAACAGCAAGTAATCAAGCGAAAcattaatgtaaacaaaaaacaatcaTAATAAAATAAGACAGGCTAAATTACACTATTATAAATACTCTATCTGCAAATGTTCTACTGATACGGGAAAATTCAGAATCTTGCATAGCTTGGTGATGTTGATagctagttacttacacaagatagctagcaTAAcaagtgtaaaacataaataatttttacattttttttatattatacgtatattatacatatttcatatttttttgtgaaatgggAAGCTACATATACTCATTAATTAGCTAATTTATCCACTGTTTACTTTCACTTGATTCTGTTCTTACACAGTCCCTAGTGATATCAAGTTAGCCATTTTAGCCAGGCTAAGATGATTTTGTTGTTAATATTATAAATCGTGGGGTAACGCTTAGTTTAGGACGGAGAATATGGGTTTAACACGCTAACATTAAGTCTCTGGATAGCAGCTAGCAGGCGAGTGTGGTCATAGATCTGAGTGCTAGCCTGGTGTTCCATAGATAAATTCTAACCAtctgttccttagctctgaatttctGGGCAAAGAATATAACACGGATGTGTTATTTCCACAAATAACACAGGTACGGACTTTCTCTGCCATGTTACTCCTAGCGCTGTTACCTCCTAACTGAGAAGTGGTGCGttgcttcagctccgcctctgggagtttctcgagccaaggtgggctggtctgtgattttctgcctacgtaggcagaaaggtAATttaaaattcacccgtttttcggagggggggagggggaatttctttgcttagctcctgcagacaatgggggctgcaaaacagtttaatgagcaggtgtacacattcaactactgtattccacaaagaacaagaaaaatcggattttcgcggaaggtgacctttaaaagtCCCAGTGTCCTTACACAGTCCTGGTGATGGGTAGACTCGCTAACCCCATCACAGTCATCATTATGTCTCCCTTCTATTTGTGTCAAAAAACTACCTGCACAACCTCTGCCTATGCCTGCACTCTAGGTTTGGAACCACAGTGCATTAGATTGACTTTGTGAAGAGTATTACTGCTGTGACCGTGTGACCCATCTATATGACtgatttggtttatttttgtcttttgtagaGAATCCTGGCAATAGAGGCAAATGAAACCCCCCATTCCCTGGTATTTGTTGATCAGGCAGGGTTAACTTCATTGGCCAGGGGCCACAGTGTATGTCCCCGgccagtggggggggggggaaatatTACCATGCGTGCGGCTATATCTGAAAATGGCGTGGCCACACACATGGCAAGCTTGGGCCTATACAACACATACAACACACAACAGAAACTCCTTTGTTTCCTGGACCATTTGTATCTGGATTTAGTTCCAGAAAATGAGAGGGTTCTTGAAGGG comes from the Astyanax mexicanus isolate ESR-SI-001 chromosome 20, AstMex3_surface, whole genome shotgun sequence genome and includes:
- the LOC111195039 gene encoding uncharacterized protein LOC111195039 isoform X2, which encodes MFRLITCCLLSVLCVFQSTSQTLVTPIIHTSTQTDPPSLLCRATQLSRGTLGPDFRSKGTQTESFITSTSIATSTLDAPWGPVHSTPIKSVVPRAAKRPWVDEEEEEDEESDHCTVPTEPQSSTYDPAQSISSVIEPSQITDTSSTGYKDFKYIVFEKNLMELFETCPVCSRLSDVKTYRRGTFVSIIQKCHHCQYSKKWKSQPLIGSSPVGNIQLSAAIYFTGSSYFQVKKVFQAMHLRNISYTAFRRHANSYLEPAVVYKWRQYQETELQFLSQRKVKIGGDMRADSPGHSAKYGTYSVMNLETNNIIDIQLIQSNEVGGSHNMEKEGLKRSLQHLESKGVAVDYIVTDRHPQIQKILRDRQITHYYDVWHLEKGLSKKLGKVAKEKDCEVVKKWQQGIKNHVYWCTTSSSSGPEKVAKWTSVVNHVQDKHTHDNPLYPQCQHPIRQSRDRKKWFQPALYKLEKILTNKRVLGDVERLSSRYQTSTLEAFHSVILRFTPKSVVFPFIGMLCRLYLAAMHFNENAGRTQARTTSGVLRYRLHFPKAKKGGHTVKSVKSPPTYCYVYNLIAAVFDDIVPNPQPYLEEFKKIPIPGDLSSEFYRPPLTEAVAAYRSRFSQEQP
- the LOC111195039 gene encoding uncharacterized protein LOC111195039 isoform X3, whose protein sequence is MFRLITCCLLSVLCVFQSTSQTLVTPIIHTSTQTDPPSLLCRATQLSRGTLGPDFRSKGTQTESFITSTSIATSTLDAPWGPVHSTPIKSVVPRAAKRPWVDEEEEEDEESDHCTVPTEPQSSTYDPAQSISSVIEPSQITDTSSTGYKDFKYIVFEKNLMELFETCPVCSRLSDVKTYRRGTFVSIIQKCHHCQYSKKWKSQPLIGSSPVGNIQLSAAIYFTGSSYFQVKKVFQAMHLRNISYTAFRRHANSYLEPAVVYKWRQYQETELQFLSQRKVKIGGDMRADSPGHSAKYGTYSVMNLETNNIIDIQLIQSNEVGGSHNMEKEGLKRSLQHLESKGVAVDYIVTDRHPQIQKILRDRQITHYYDVWHLEKGKVAKEKDCEVVKKWQQGIKNHVYWCTTSSSSGPEKVAKWTSVVNHVQDKHTHDNPLYPQCQHPIRQSRDRKKWFQPGSKALYKLEKILTNKRVLGDVERLSSRYQTSTLEAFHSVILRFTPKSVVFPFIGMLCRLYLAAMHFNENAGRTQARTTSGVLRYRLHFPKAKKGGHTVKSVKSPPTYCYVYNLIAAVFDDIVPNPQPYLEEFKKIPIPGDLSSEFYRPPLTEAVAAYRSRFSQEQP
- the LOC111195039 gene encoding uncharacterized protein LOC111195039 isoform X4 gives rise to the protein MFRLITCCLLSVLCVFQSTSQTLVTPIIHTSTQTDPPSLLCRATQLSRGTLGPDFRSKGTQTESFITSTSIATSTLDAPWGPVHSTPIKSVVPRAAKRPWVDEEEEEDEESDHCTVPTEPQSSTYDPAQSISSVIEPSQITDTSSTGYKDFKYIVFEKNLMELFETCPVCSRLSDVKTYRRGTFVSIIQKCHHCQYSKKWKSQPLIGSSPVGNIQLSAAIYFTGSSYFQVKKVFQAMHLRNISYTAFRRHANSYLEPAVVYKWRQYQETELQFLSQRKVKIGGDMRADSPGHSAKYGTYSVMNLETNNIIDIQLIQSNEVGGSHNMEKEGLKRSLQHLESKGVAVDYIVTDRHPQIQKILRDRQITHYYDVWHLEKGLSKKLGKVAKEKDCEVVKKWQQGIKNHVYWCTTSSSSGPEKVAKWTSVVNHVQDKHTHDNPLYPQCQHPIRQSRDRKKWFQPGSKALYKLEKILTNKRVLGDVERLSSRYQTSTLEAFHSVILRFTPKSVVFPFIGMLCRLYLAAMHFNENAGRTQARTTSGVLRYRLHFPKAKKGGHTVKSVKSPPTYLFDDIVPNPQPYLEEFKKIPIPGDLSSEFYRPPLTEAVAAYRSRFSQEQP
- the LOC111195039 gene encoding uncharacterized protein LOC111195039 isoform X1, producing MFRLITCCLLSVLCVFQSTSQTLVTPIIHTSTQTDPPSLLCRATQLSRGTLGPDFRSKGTQTESFITSTSIATSTLDAPWGPVHSTPIKSVVPRAAKRPWVDEEEEEDEESDHCTVPTEPQSSTYDPAQSISSVIEPSQITDTSSTGYKDFKYIVFEKNLMELFETCPVCSRLSDVKTYRRGTFVSIIQKCHHCQYSKKWKSQPLIGSSPVGNIQLSAAIYFTGSSYFQVKKVFQAMHLRNISYTAFRRHANSYLEPAVVYKWRQYQETELQFLSQRKVKIGGDMRADSPGHSAKYGTYSVMNLETNNIIDIQLIQSNEVGGSHNMEKEGLKRSLQHLESKGVAVDYIVTDRHPQIQKILRDRQITHYYDVWHLEKGLSKKLGKVAKEKDCEVVKKWQQGIKNHVYWCTTSSSSGPEKVAKWTSVVNHVQDKHTHDNPLYPQCQHPIRQSRDRKKWFQPGSKALYKLEKILTNKRVLGDVERLSSRYQTSTLEAFHSVILRFTPKSVVFPFIGMLCRLYLAAMHFNENAGRTQARTTSGVLRYRLHFPKAKKGGHTVKSVKSPPTYCYVYNLIAAVFDDIVPNPQPYLEEFKKIPIPGDLSSEFYRPPLTEAVAAYRSRFSQEQP